A genomic segment from Saimiri boliviensis isolate mSaiBol1 chromosome 14, mSaiBol1.pri, whole genome shotgun sequence encodes:
- the ZNF575 gene encoding zinc finger protein 575, translated as MLEGGAESMAGATDPSPTGKEPVTKEAPHQGPPQKPSQSSAGAPPRPRRRPPPQRPHRCPDCDKAFSYPSKLATHRLAHGGIRPHPCPDCPKAFSYPSKLAAHRLTHSGARPHRCPHCPKAFGHRSKLAAHLWTHAPTRPYPCPDCSKSFCYPSKLAAHRHTHHATDARPYPCPHCPKAFSFPSKLAAHRLCHDPPTAPGSQATARHRCSSCGQAFGQRRLLLLHQRSHHQAERKGERD; from the exons ATGCTGGAAGGAGGCGCGGAGTCCATGGCCGGGGCCACGGATCCTAGTCCCACTGGCAAGGAACCAGTGACCAAAGAAG CTCCCCACCAGGGCCCACCGCAGAAGCCCAGCCAGTCGTCTGCGGGCGCGCCTCCCCGGCCCCGCCGGCGGCCCCCACCCCAGCGCCCACACCGGTGCCCGGACTGTGACAAGGCCTTCTCGTACCCGTCCAAGCTGGCCACGCACCGCTTAGCACACGGCGGCATCCGACCCCACCCATGCCCAGACTGCCCCAAGGCCTTCTCCTACCCCTCCAAGCTGGCAGCTCACCGCCTCACGCACAGCGGCGCCCGCCCACACCGGTGCCCACACTGCCCGAAGGCCTTTGGCCACCGCTCCAAGCTGGCGGCTCACCTCTGGACCCACGCGCCCACCCGCCCCTATCCGTGCCCCGACTGCTCCAAGTCTTTCTGCTACCCTTCCAAACTGGCGGCCCACCGCCACACCCACCACGCCACCGACGCCCGCCCCTATCCTTGCCCGCATTGCCCCAAGGCTTTCTCATTTCCCTCCAAGCTGGCCGCCCATCGCCTATGTCACGATCCCCCCACTGCACCCGGCAGCCAGGCCACAGCCCGGCACCGATGCTCCAGCTGCGGCCAGGCCTTTGGCCAGAGACGCCTCCTGCTCCTTCATCAACGGAGCCACCACCAGGCGGAGCGCAAGGGGGAGAGAGACTGA